Genomic DNA from Setaria italica strain Yugu1 chromosome V, Setaria_italica_v2.0, whole genome shotgun sequence:
GTAGGAGATATCTAGTGCAAGCCTTTCTCAAGGTTGATTTGCTCGTTTTATTCTGTTATTAGGCAAATCTTCCATAGATCGACTGGTGGTCTGTCCGGTTCATTGCAGCAAGCTCAAGCCAGGAGTCAACCGCTTCTGGGATCAACACAGGTTGATAATTTGTATTCAGATATTATATATCCTTATATTTGTCAGTATCTGTAATTGATGAGTGGAGATTGTATCAGGATATGAAGGCAGAAACAAATGTAGCTTTAAATCTGAGAGCAGGTGCAGATGGGTCACTATTCGGAGTACCAGGTGTTTGACATCGAACTCAGTTGTTATTTGATGCTTCTGTTATTACACTGATGTTTTTTCACAACTAAAGCCATTCTAATGTACAATTCAAAATACAATCTTATGAGATTTTCCATTCACCGTATTTAGTTAAAATTCCACTAAGTTTGCCTTAGCTTTAATGGAGATTTTAAAGGCTTCAACGTCCTGTTTATAACATACATTTCCATCTTTACTTCCATGCTTGGCAGGCTCTAATCAGGCGGGGAACAATTTGACCTTGAAAGGGTGGCCTCTCACAGTTAGTTCTTCACCTTTTCCAGTCACTAGCAATCTAGTTAAAAATTGGAACCAAGTTTGTCTGTTGCACATTGTCGTGCTCTTATGACTTGTGTCCTTCTGATCATAACTATTCAGGGTTTAGAACAGCTTCGATCTGGGTTTCTCCAGCACAAATCTTATATGCACTCCCCCCAACCATTACAACACCAGCTCCAGTTTCTCACTCCTCAGCAGCAGCAAGTTCTACTTCAAGCACAACAAAATATGACTGCTTCACCTGTAGAGATGGAGAATAGACGACTTCGGATGCTTTTTAGCAGCCGAAACTTGGTTCCTGGGAGAGATGGCCAATCAAATGCATTCACTGAAATTATTCCCAGTGTTGGTCAGTCATTGCAGAACCTGTGCTTACCTATGCAGCGCACAGAGACAGATATGCTGATGAAGGTAGTTTTTTCTTAGTTCTATGTATGCTTCAGTTATCAGTATGTTGTGTTTATTAACATCTTTTggaatcaatttttttttagtttgtgCCCCTGAATCAACATTAAGTTTCTCAATttctcaaaaaaacaaaaaaaagtttcCCAAAAGAAAAATGAGTATGTAGTTTAGAATGTATTACACCACTTCTAAAATTTAAAGGGTAAATTCAATATTTGGTAGGAGTACCAAAAAGAGATACATTGTGGTGGTGACTTTTGACCTTTCCTTGTTAACACTTATGAATGCGAAGGATTCCACTTTCTCGATTGTTTTGATACAAATCAAATATGAACTTAAAAATATGGATATCTCTTTAAGGTCTACATTATTAATTATCTTCTTGTTTCATGTTGATTCTTCTGTCGTCAAACTATCAAGATTTTCAAGATATTGGTTTCAACCGATGTGTCCTTTTTAATGCGTATCGTTGTCCACATAACATAATATGAATTCTGAATGACTGAGCAGTAATCGACTTGCTTAAGTAAACTGAATTAGATGGTACATATGCAATCCTACTCTTGATTACCTGATTCTGAGGTCTTAGATCACGGTTGTTTTGAATTCTGATGCGAAGGAAGGATTAATCCTTGTTGATCCTATAAAAACCAACATGTGACAAATTCTTATCATTTATACAGATGTAGTGTCAAAATCAGATGTACTGATATTGAATTCTGATGCGAAGGAAGGATTAATCCTATAAAAACCAATATGTGACAAATTCTTATCATTCATCAGTCACAGAATTTTATAAAAATTCCACTTGAGTGCAACCACTTTGATGTGCATAGCTAGGCAATGGTTATCTGGGACTTGCGTTTGTCAAGTTGCTATGTTGTCTGTACGAGATTCCGATTGTGTTAAGGTTTATCAAGTCATGACATTGTCAGGGACTTCCATGAATACCAACTGATATCCAATTCCCAGTTGATAGATTTACTCTGCAGTATCATTTTCTTGTTAAACTTTGAGTATGCTTGTAATTTTGGCGGTCTGATGCCTCTCTTTTGAGAGGTTTGAAGCCGGTTTTTTTCCATTATCTAACAAAATCATTTTCGTGTTGCCAAATAAATGTTAAATCATGAAAAGGAATGGGCTATTGATCATCGTTGTCGTTGATTAACTAATTGTACATGTAGTGTCAAAATCAAATGTACTGATATTGTTATGATCACTTGGTGATCTGGCTGCTAGTGTATGTGCGTACAATACAGATGTATCCCAAAACTACCATTTGGGAATAAACCCTTTATATTTTCAGTTAAACCTTACTACATCGTCTATCTTGTGTAGAAGATAGCAGCtctgcagcagcaacaacaaagtAGCAGTCAGCAACAGCTCCTCCAACATCCATTGCTGAATCAGCAACAACAAAGCTCAAATTATCATGCAGGCGAGCTGGAAAAAATGGGTGCTGGAATTGTAACCGTGGCTTTCCATGGACATGACcaggtctctctctctctccaagatCACCCCTCATTTGTTTTTTCCCTTAATTTAATTTCTGTCAAAATAATAGAATCCATATTTTCCGATGGTTTATGTCTCACAGGTTTCTAAGAATCAAAAAGGGCGAAAGCGCAAACAGCCTATCTCATCGTCTGGTCCGGCTAATAGCTCTGGTACTATGAATACTGCTGGTGCTTCCCCCAGTTCAACGCCCTCAACTCCTTCCGCACATTCTCCAGGAGATACCATATCAACCCCACCGCTGCTTCACAATGCTAGCTTATCTAAGGCTTTAATTGTTTATGGTTCCGAGCCCCTGGTGCCAACAGCATCACCAGCTAACTCACTTGTAAGTTGCTGTATGCTAGGGTACACTCTTTGGTGAGGCAGTTGTACATAGATTTGTGGGGCAGCCTATAAAGTCTGCTGTTTTGTTggattttttattattttatttatgataTTCCTTAATTCTAGGTTGATATGGATCACTATGTGGAGGATGACTCCATGGAAGACAATAATGTAGAACCGATCTTATCACATGATGACATGGATCTAAGATCTGCTGGCAGCCACTGTATCAATTCTGCAAAAGGTTTGTGGCATATCCTATCGTTTAATCCATATACTTAAAGTTCAGTTACTGTTAAGTTCTATAAAAAGAACTGCTGGCACTGGACCTACACAAGTACACAGAAAGACCCCCATTCTTACAAATTGATGTATAGCCTCTGAGGACATCCTAGGGATTTGGGTCATTTTGTCCTTGGTCTGTCACAAATGGCTAGTACTATATGTGATATGTGGGTTCAATGCATCAGATTAACCCTATATTGTTTAGTCAAATTTCTTTTTTGCAAATTACTGCTTTTATTTCCTCTTGCATGTTGATTCAGGATATATCCTCCGAGAGATGTCTTCAGCTCAAGCAAGCACAAGCAGTGTTCTATGTTGCCACTTCTCATCAGATGGAAAACTACTCGCTACTGGAGGTCAAGATAAGAAGGTAAAAGCATGTGTCGCTGTGCTTGCTAAGCTATTCagtggagttttttttttgaacgaacaacACTCAACGTGTgcgtttctattgatatagcaaAAAAATACAAGCTTATGACCTTGGGAGCGTAGTGAGTAGTTTTCCATCTGATTTCAGTGGAGTTGATACAGTCATGGAACTTTATGTTCAAAATTGTTATTTGCTCTGAAATAtgtagctactccctccgtttcaaattagaggttgttttggcttttctagattcatagtatttactatgtatctagacataagcatatatctaggtgcatagctaaaattatgcacctagaaaagccaaaacgacctgtaaattgggacggagggagtacttaatACCATTTGTAATTCGCAATGCAGGTATTCCTGTGGAATGCTGAAACTTTGAAGCAAAAATCAATATTGGAGGAGCATTCTCTGCTAATAACTGATGTGCGCTTCAGCCCGAGCACTCCACACCTTGCCACCTCTTCATTTGATAAAACCGTGAGGGTCTGGGATGCCGATAATGTAAGTATACAATCCATGTTTCCTACCTTTTGCTCTGATCGTGTCCATATGTCAAGTTATGTACATTTCACCATGTTTAGTTACACAATTTACTGAACTTATGCATGTCCCTGTAAGTTTTATTTCTAGCTCTACGTTTTTCATTCTGTACAGTTTATGCTTGACACGTGATAATTTTCTCCTGTTGATCACATTCTCTGTCATGCATTGTGCAGCTATGTTGTGCTGAATAGCTATGCCAAGTAACATTCAATGATGATACTTCAttgcttatttttattttgaaaactaAGGTGGTTGTCTTACATTGCCCTTTCCTACTTGAACTACTTTGTGTATTTAATTATTGGTGTGAAGCTGAAAAGAAAGCAGTAAGCGACCACTGTTTGCAGTTGTATCTTGTAAAGGTCCATAGCATCGTTTCCATAATATGAAGTGGAGTCAATAGGTGATATGCAGCAAAATGTGTTTGTATTTTACTACTTTTCAGTTTGATCTTATAGTTATTCATTGGAATTAATTTTGCAGCAGGATTATTCAATTCGTACATTCACTGGGCACTCGGCATCTGTTATGTCGCTTGATTTCCACCCAAACAAGGATGACCTCATTTGTTCTTGTGATGGGGACAATGAGATAAGATTCTGGAATATCAAGCATGGAAACAACGTCCGAATTTTCAAGGTTTCTCAACTTTGCATATTTAGTATATTGTCAGCCTGTAATTTTCTT
This window encodes:
- the LOC101786998 gene encoding transcriptional corepressor LEUNIG isoform X1, with translation MAQNVWEADKMLDSYIYDYLLKRNMQNTAKAFQAESNVPSDPVAIDAPGGFLFEWWSVFWDIFIARTNEKHSDSAAAYLESIKAREQQQQSQQQVEVQQLLLQRHVQQQQQHSQEQQQQQHPQLQQRQQKQQQRNENTDFSTSAQNGTVAADPPARQNAAAASGLSAKLYEDRTKITAQRDVSDEASMKQRLAERTGPLLEANPTSMLKSPARSALASGQIFHRSTGGLSGSLQQAQARSQPLLGSTQDMKAETNVALNLRAGADGSLFGVPGSNQAGNNLTLKGWPLTGLEQLRSGFLQHKSYMHSPQPLQHQLQFLTPQQQQVLLQAQQNMTASPVEMENRRLRMLFSSRNLVPGRDGQSNAFTEIIPSVGQSLQNLCLPMQRTETDMLMKKIAALQQQQQSSSQQQLLQHPLLNQQQQSSNYHAGELEKMGAGIVTVAFHGHDQVSKNQKGRKRKQPISSSGPANSSGTMNTAGASPSSTPSTPSAHSPGDTISTPPLLHNASLSKALIVYGSEPLVPTASPANSLVDMDHYVEDDSMEDNNVEPILSHDDMDLRSAGSHCINSAKGYILREMSSAQASTSSVLCCHFSSDGKLLATGGQDKKVFLWNAETLKQKSILEEHSLLITDVRFSPSTPHLATSSFDKTVRVWDADNQDYSIRTFTGHSASVMSLDFHPNKDDLICSCDGDNEIRFWNIKHGNNVRIFKGGSTQLRFQPRYGGYLATASDNMVSILDVETQACVRRFESHTNHVDSLCWDPTGGYIVSVSEDMVKMWSLNEESCVNELNCSGRKFSSCAFHPTYPSLLVIGCYQSLELWDMAENRSMTIAAHDSLISAVASSSSGLVASTGHDKYVKLWRLGHLRHAAP
- the LOC101786998 gene encoding transcriptional corepressor LEUNIG isoform X3, yielding MAQNVWEADKMLDSYIYDYLLKRNMQNTAKAFQAESNVPSDPVAIDAPGGFLFEWWSVFWDIFIARTNEKHSDSAAAYLESIKAREQQQQSQQQVEVQQLLLQRHVQQQQQHSQEQQQQQHPQLQQRQQKQQQRNENTDFSTSAQNGTVAADPPARQNAAAASGLSAKLYEDRTKITAQRDVSDEASMKQRLAERTGPLLEANPTSMLKSPARSALASGQIFHRSTGGLSGSLQQAQARSQPLLGSTQDMKAETNVALNLRAGADGSLFGVPGSNQAGNNLTLKGWPLTGLEQLRSGFLQHKSYMHSPQPLQHQLQFLTPQQQQVLLQAQQNMTASPVEMENRRLRMLFSSRNLVPGRDGQSNAFTEIIPSVGQSLQNLCLPMQRTETDMLMKKIAALQQQQQSSSQQQLLQHPLLNQQQQSSNYHAGELEKMGAGIVTVAFHGHDQVSKNQKGRKRKQPISSSGPANSSGTMNTAGASPSSTPSTPSAHSPGDTISTPPLLHNASLSKALIVYGSEPLVPTASPANSLVDMDHYVEDDSMEDNNVEPILSHDDMDLRSAGSHCINSAKGYILREMSSAQASTSSVLCCHFSSDGKLLATGGQDKKVFLWNAETLKQKSILEEHSLLITDVRFSPSTPHLATSSFDKTVRVWDADNDYSIRTFTGHSASVMSLDFHPNKDDLICSCDGDNEIRFWNIKHGNNVRIFKGGSTQLRFQPRYGGYLATASDNMVSILDVETQACVRRFESHTNHVDSLCWDPTGGYIVSVSEDMVKMWSLNEESCVNELNCSGRKFSSCAFHPTYPSLLVIGCYQSLELWDMAENRSMTIAAHDSLISAVASSSSGLVASTGHDKYVKLWRLGHLRHAAP
- the LOC101786998 gene encoding transcriptional corepressor LEUNIG isoform X2; its protein translation is MAQNVWEADKMLDSYIYDYLLKRNMQNTAKAFQAESNVPSDPVAIDAPGGFLFEWWSVFWDIFIARTNEKHSDSAAAYLESIKAREQQQQSQQQVEVQQLLLQRHVQQQQQHSQEQQQQQHPQLQQRQQKQQQRNENTDFSTSAQNGTVAADPPARQNAAAASGLSAKLYEDRTKITAQRDVSDEASMKQRLAERTGPLLEANPTSMLKSPARSALASGQIFHRSTGGLSGSLQQAQARSQPLLGSTQDMKAETNVALNLRAGADGSLFGVPGSNQAGNNLTLKGWPLTGLEQLRSGFLQHKSYMHSPQPLQHQLQFLTPQQQQVLLQAQQNMTASPVEMENRRLRMLFSSRNLVPGRDGQSNAFTEIIPSVGQSLQNLCLPMQRTETDMLMKIAALQQQQQSSSQQQLLQHPLLNQQQQSSNYHAGELEKMGAGIVTVAFHGHDQVSKNQKGRKRKQPISSSGPANSSGTMNTAGASPSSTPSTPSAHSPGDTISTPPLLHNASLSKALIVYGSEPLVPTASPANSLVDMDHYVEDDSMEDNNVEPILSHDDMDLRSAGSHCINSAKGYILREMSSAQASTSSVLCCHFSSDGKLLATGGQDKKVFLWNAETLKQKSILEEHSLLITDVRFSPSTPHLATSSFDKTVRVWDADNQDYSIRTFTGHSASVMSLDFHPNKDDLICSCDGDNEIRFWNIKHGNNVRIFKGGSTQLRFQPRYGGYLATASDNMVSILDVETQACVRRFESHTNHVDSLCWDPTGGYIVSVSEDMVKMWSLNEESCVNELNCSGRKFSSCAFHPTYPSLLVIGCYQSLELWDMAENRSMTIAAHDSLISAVASSSSGLVASTGHDKYVKLWRLGHLRHAAP
- the LOC101786998 gene encoding transcriptional corepressor LEUNIG isoform X4, giving the protein MAQNVWEADKMLDSYIYDYLLKRNMQNTAKAFQAESNVPSDPVAIDAPGGFLFEWWSVFWDIFIARTNEKHSDSAAAYLESIKAREQQQQSQQQVEVQQLLLQRHVQQQQQHSQEQQQQQHPQLQQRQQKQQQRNENTDFSTSAQNGTVAADPPARQNAAAASGLSAKLYEDRTKITAQRDVSDEASMKQRLAERTGPLLEANPTSMLKSPARSALASGQIFHRSTGGLSGSLQQAQARSQPLLGSTQDMKAETNVALNLRAGADGSLFGVPGSNQAGNNLTLKGWPLTGLEQLRSGFLQHKSYMHSPQPLQHQLQFLTPQQQQVLLQAQQNMTASPVEMENRRLRMLFSSRNLVPGRDGQSNAFTEIIPSVGQSLQNLCLPMQRTETDMLMKKIAALQQQQQSSSQQQLLQHPLLNQQQQSSNYHAGELEKMGAGIVTVAFHGHDQVSKNQKGRKRKQPISSSGPANSSGTMNTAGASPSSTPSTPSAHSPGDTISTPPLLHNASLSKALIVYGSEPLVPTASPANSLVDMDHYVEDDSMEDNNVEPILSHDDMDLRSAGSHCINSAKGYILREMSSAQASTSSVLCCHFSSDGKLLATGGQDKKVFLWNAETLKQKSILEEHSLLITDVRFSPSTPHLATSSFDKTVRVWDADNQDYSIRTFTGHSASVMSLDFHPNKDDLICSCDGDNEIRFWNIKHGNNVRIFKGGSTQLRFQPRYGGYLATASDNMVSILDVETQACVRRFEV